In Chromatiales bacterium, a single genomic region encodes these proteins:
- a CDS encoding PD-(D/E)XK nuclease family protein, producing the protein MIARSADRLPDLDHVVILLPDLTAARPLRRHLLAAAGAAGHGALLGPHFAVMRSWVLEQAPLPRPLLGEHARELLVIEALRAHPALLADHDPWLVADSLLRLFDDLAGHSDGLDDDPAHFEQRVRASLGAPAEGLAALSREAGLVHTLWRAWREQLAALGREEIQTHYVHALDTHADWLDPRLRVFAAGFETLLPAEARFLAGLMRAGQGEVVVQADDDAAAALFGIDGTEPPARSPVGELLAQALEPARGPEDAPLAERARRFAATHPQSPLAGRLRVFRALDAEQHAMGIDLAVRQWLLAGKQTIGVVSDDRRLARRVRALLERAGLVLQDSAGWALSTTSAAAVLERWLEAVEEDYACQPLLDVLKSPFVCPAAEREAHLATVHRFEQDVVRHENIARDLDRYRWHVDWRLKRLPAWGEEAGRAVRDLLDRLDEAGAPLRGLLLDDRPRPPRAYLDALEDSLRRLGVWQRFGEDAAGQRIQQELTAMHAELDGHALAIDWTEFRTWLGRTLESHNFRPALASSPVQLLGLEQTPLTRFDALIVAGADRARLPGTPPAQPFFNDHVRRDLGLPGWAETRDAVKARFRGLLQSANDVLLTYQGEDAGEPLLPSPWLEAIQGFHRLAWGDDLTDTTLGRMALRPEAQVRPTGDLPLPGIPTRPAPTVPAALVPDRYSASRHQQLIDCPYRFFAAQCLKLQPPEEISELLSKADYGERVHACLEAFHGGRDGLPGPFGRPLNHANRAEAEALLDQIAQQAFARDTEDNFQHRGWLARWRALIPAYIDWQIRRQTDWQVEQTEVGGERTLTDGLVLRGRLDRVDRSPEGRGIIDYKTGGTPRQQDVDQGEAVQLTTYALLLDNVRRVEYLKLDPREGAKVPAALEGEALDDLKDAVAQRLTHLRQAISAGAPLPAWGDPTTCSYCEMSGLCRREAWKG; encoded by the coding sequence GTGATCGCACGCAGTGCCGACCGCCTGCCCGACCTCGACCACGTCGTCATCCTGCTGCCGGACCTCACCGCCGCCCGCCCCCTGCGCCGGCACCTGCTCGCCGCCGCCGGGGCCGCAGGCCACGGCGCCCTGCTCGGCCCGCACTTCGCCGTCATGCGCAGCTGGGTGCTGGAACAGGCCCCGCTGCCCCGCCCCCTGCTCGGCGAGCACGCCCGCGAACTGCTGGTCATCGAGGCCCTGCGCGCCCACCCCGCCCTGCTCGCCGACCACGACCCCTGGCTGGTGGCCGACAGCCTGCTGCGGCTGTTCGACGACCTCGCCGGGCACAGCGACGGCCTGGACGACGACCCGGCGCACTTCGAACAGCGGGTGCGGGCGAGCCTCGGCGCCCCTGCCGAGGGCCTGGCGGCACTGAGCCGCGAGGCCGGACTGGTGCATACCCTGTGGCGGGCCTGGCGCGAGCAGCTGGCGGCCCTGGGCCGCGAGGAGATCCAGACCCACTACGTGCACGCCCTCGATACCCACGCCGACTGGCTGGACCCGCGGCTGCGCGTCTTCGCCGCCGGCTTCGAGACCCTGCTCCCCGCCGAGGCCCGCTTCCTCGCCGGCCTGATGCGGGCTGGCCAGGGCGAGGTCGTGGTACAGGCCGACGACGACGCGGCCGCGGCCCTCTTCGGTATCGACGGCACCGAACCACCGGCGCGCTCGCCCGTCGGCGAGCTCCTCGCCCAGGCGCTGGAACCGGCCCGGGGGCCGGAGGATGCCCCGCTGGCCGAGCGGGCCCGGCGCTTCGCCGCCACTCACCCGCAAAGCCCGCTGGCCGGCCGCCTGCGGGTGTTCCGCGCCCTGGACGCCGAACAGCACGCCATGGGCATCGACCTGGCCGTGCGCCAGTGGCTGCTGGCGGGCAAACAGACCATCGGCGTGGTCAGCGACGACCGGCGCCTGGCGCGGCGCGTGCGCGCCCTGCTGGAACGCGCCGGCCTGGTACTGCAGGACAGCGCCGGCTGGGCCCTGTCCACCACCAGTGCCGCCGCCGTGCTGGAACGCTGGCTCGAGGCCGTGGAAGAGGACTACGCCTGCCAGCCGCTGCTGGACGTGCTCAAGTCGCCCTTCGTCTGCCCGGCGGCCGAACGCGAGGCCCACCTGGCCACCGTCCATCGCTTCGAGCAGGACGTGGTGCGCCACGAGAACATCGCCCGCGACCTCGACCGCTACCGCTGGCACGTGGACTGGCGCCTGAAGCGCCTGCCCGCCTGGGGCGAGGAGGCCGGCCGCGCGGTGCGCGACCTGCTCGACCGCCTGGACGAGGCCGGCGCGCCGCTGCGCGGCCTGCTGCTCGACGACCGGCCGCGCCCGCCGCGGGCCTACCTCGACGCCCTGGAAGACAGCCTGCGCCGGCTCGGCGTGTGGCAGCGCTTCGGCGAGGATGCCGCCGGCCAGCGCATCCAGCAGGAACTCACGGCCATGCACGCCGAGCTGGACGGCCACGCCCTGGCCATCGACTGGACCGAATTCCGCACCTGGCTCGGCCGCACCCTGGAATCCCACAACTTCCGTCCCGCGCTGGCCTCGAGCCCGGTGCAGCTCCTCGGCCTGGAGCAGACCCCGCTGACGCGCTTCGACGCCCTGATCGTGGCCGGCGCCGACCGCGCCCGGCTGCCGGGCACGCCGCCGGCCCAGCCCTTCTTCAACGACCACGTGCGCCGCGACCTCGGCCTGCCCGGCTGGGCCGAGACCCGCGATGCCGTCAAGGCCCGCTTCCGCGGCCTGCTGCAGTCCGCCAACGACGTGCTCCTCACCTACCAGGGCGAGGACGCCGGCGAGCCGCTGCTGCCCAGCCCCTGGCTGGAGGCCATCCAGGGCTTCCACCGGCTCGCCTGGGGCGACGACCTGACCGACACGACCCTCGGGCGCATGGCCCTGCGCCCCGAGGCCCAGGTGCGCCCGACCGGCGACCTGCCCCTGCCCGGCATCCCCACGCGGCCCGCGCCCACGGTGCCCGCCGCCCTGGTGCCCGACCGCTACTCCGCCTCCCGTCACCAGCAGCTCATCGACTGCCCTTACCGCTTCTTCGCCGCCCAGTGCCTCAAGCTGCAGCCGCCGGAGGAGATCTCCGAGCTCCTGAGCAAGGCCGACTACGGCGAACGCGTGCACGCCTGCCTGGAGGCCTTCCACGGCGGACGCGACGGCCTGCCCGGCCCCTTCGGCCGCCCGCTCAACCACGCCAACCGCGCCGAGGCCGAGGCCCTGCTCGACCAGATCGCGCAACAGGCCTTCGCCAGGGACACGGAAGACAACTTCCAGCACCGCGGCTGGCTCGCCCGCTGGCGCGCCCTCATCCCCGCCTACATCGACTGGCAGATCCGGCGCCAGACCGACTGGCAGGTGGAACAGACCGAGGTCGGCGGCGAGCGGACCCTGACGGACGGACTGGTGCTGAGAGGGCGCCTGGACCGCGTGGACCGCAGCCCGGAAGGCAGGGGCATCATCGACTACAAGACCGGCGGCACCCCACGGCAACAGGATGTCGACCAGGGCGAGGCCGTGCAGCTCACCACCTACGCCCTGCTGCTCGACAACGTGCGCCGCGTCGAATACCTCAAACTCGACCCGCGCGAAGGCGCCAAGGTCCCCGCCGCCCTCGAAGGCGAGGCCCTCGACGACCTCAAGGACGCCGTCGCCCAACGCCTCACCCACCTCCGCCAGGCCATCAGCGCCGGCGCCCCCCTCCCCGCCTGGGGCGACCCCACCACCTGCAGCTACTGCGAAATGAGCGGCCTGTGCCGGCGCGAGGCGTGGAAGGGGTGA
- a CDS encoding ferredoxin family protein yields MTFVVTENCIKCKYTDCVEVCPVDCFHEGPNFLVIDPDECIDCTLCEPECPAEAIFPEDDVPEGQEHFLELNAELSRSWPVITQRKDPPADAEEWDGKPDKLQYLER; encoded by the coding sequence ATGACTTTCGTCGTCACTGAAAACTGCATCAAGTGCAAGTACACCGACTGCGTGGAGGTCTGCCCGGTCGACTGCTTCCACGAGGGCCCCAACTTTCTGGTCATCGATCCGGACGAGTGCATCGACTGCACCCTGTGCGAGCCCGAGTGCCCGGCCGAGGCCATCTTCCCCGAGGACGACGTCCCCGAGGGTCAGGAACACTTCCTCGAACTCAACGCCGAGCTGTCCCGCAGCTGGCCCGTGATCACCCAGCGCAAGGATCCGCCGGCCGACGCCGAGGAGTGGGACGGCAAGCCGGACAAGCTGCAGTACCTGGAACGCTAG